Below is a genomic region from Desulfovibrio ferrophilus.
CCTTCCCTGAACAAGGCCGTCTTTAATCTTTTCAATAACCTTTCCATCATCAATTCGTTCATCCCGAAGGGCATCACGTATTTCCTCTTCCCAAATCTTCATTTTTGGTCCCTTGCTCACACTGTAGCTTTCCAAAGGAAAACGTCTGGCTTGAGCTATGCGAACACTCATCGCAAATCCGCTAGTAACAAGAGCTCCACCACAAATTTGAACACGATACCCATAGCCGGGCAGTGAGGTAGAAAGCAGAGGATGCACGTTTGGGTCGTATTTTTGGCCCTGGACAGACGCAAGAACCGAGGCGAATTTGTTGAGGAGAGGGGCCGACAATTCCTTGTCGGCCTTCCTCTTCCATCCATCGTGGGTTTCAATGAATATTTCGCCAGGGCCATTAATGCAAAGTTCGACCACACCGGGTTTGAAATATTTTTCAATCGGTTTGGCGTGTTCTGCCAACAGCGGATAGCGAATTTTATTTGGTGCTGCCATCATCCCACCTAGTTGACCGGCTTTTCAAGAATGGAACCGTCAAAACGTCGGTACTGCTCAACTTTGTAGGTGATAGCTACAGCCCCACCCGTGTGATTGTCGGGGCGGGGGAAGGCTTTTGAATAATCTTGAGTTGTTGCCGAAGGGCTACCGGTTACCGTTGTGCTATTACAAATTAGATAATCATAGTTCGGACTATTATACTTTAAAATAAAGGTTCCACCAGGAGCCCCGGTTTCGCCTTGTCCATAAGTGTTCCCGTCGGCGGGGAGGTATTGACCATTGCCGCCAGTACCGCCTGTTTGTTTGCATGTGCCGTCTACACAATTTACAGCTTTTTGATTTCCATCTCCATAGTTTGCATAGCACGTTTCGGTAAAAATTTGGGTCCCTTGTCTCCCCGGATAACCACCACCAGGAGAAAGACTAAAGGTTTCTGCCTGTGTCACAATGGAAGTATTTTGTAGTTTGCCAGCAGTAATAGAAATTGTTTCGTTTGGTGTTACAGGCACATTTTGTTGTTCAAATATTTGCCCTCCAAATCCGCCGGTTCCTCCGTCGCAGAAATAATTATTAAAAACATATCCTTGGCCGTCGCAGCCAGCGGGCAACCATCTACAACTGTAGGAGCTACGCGATCCTGATGCTATCATTATTAAACTAATGTTGGTCACATTGTCTGGAACAGTCCAAGAATCATTAACTGTAAAAACCATTTTTTTAGATACTTGTCCCATGTATGTATATGCTTTGGGAAGGTCATACTCCTGGCAATCGGTCAAATCGATTCGGCCATCGTCGTTGGTATCGATGTATGTTTTTGCAAAAAGCTGAGTCTGCAAAGCATCATCGTCATGAACCATCGTGCAAACATCCATGTCATACCGATGTTCAAACGATTCGGTAGGAGTCCTTGCGCAGTCTCCTACATATTCACGATTACCACCGATTTCATAGAAAGCACGCGCCATCGCATAGCTCGTGGCCGCGTTGAAGTCATGGTCATATTTAGGCGTGCAATATTCAGTTTGAAGATTGTATTCTACGCCGGTTTCCGGCGTGCAAGTGTTGGCATACTGCGTTCCGT
It encodes:
- a CDS encoding ATPase, T2SS/T4P/T4SS family, which encodes MAAPNKIRYPLLAEHAKPIEKYFKPGVVELCINGPGEIFIETHDGWKRKADKELSAPLLNKFASVLASVQGQKYDPNVHPLLSTSLPGYGYRVQICGGALVTSGFAMSVRIAQARRFPLESYSVSKGPKMKIWEEEIRDALRDERIDDGKVIEKIKDGLVQGRSILVVGGTSSGKTALLNSMAVYVPQDQRILTIEDTAELDIDNPNKVSFLKSKTGTDVAQITDTNILDACLRMRPDRMYMGELDIKNTMYFLRMVNTGHCGALATLHANGSDGAIDAMAQNCALCKYDAEAAKQYARKGIALIVVIQQRSRRDYNLQAYDLTV